TACAGATACCAACACCGGTTTTCCATTCATTGCTTTTTTAGTTTCAAGAATCGTATTTAAATCAGGATACGAATTGGATTTAGATGTTTTATTCAAGTACGATCTGTTTGTAATAGTTGGGTCAACCACAGGATCTCCAGCTGCAATACTTTGCGCTCTGGCATCGACTGCCGTGTAATCTTTTAATTGCAAACTAATTGGCACATATCCATTTCCTCCCGCTGCTCTGTCGGCTCTGCTGTATCCGCCGCTTATTGGACTTTTGATAAATACAATGGCAAAATCCGCTTTACTGGCATCATCTGTTACGGTATAATATTTTTTAATCAATTCTAAATTAACCGGATATTCAATTTTTTCAGGAGAGGGTTGACCAAAAAAGTTGATTCCTGCAGGAGTAACTCTTTTCGGGATATAAACCGTTTTTCCTTTTGCAATTGGCAATGTCTTATTTTGATTTTTAATCATCACAATAGACTTTAATTGCGCATCATATCCTGCTTTCATAAATTCAGGTTTACCCACAATAGCTTTGGTTTCTGCAGGGTCTAAATATGAATTTTCGAATAATCCAACTCTAAAAATATTCAAAAGCAAACGAACCGCTGATTGCTCAAAACGCTTGCGCATAAATGCTTCACCATGTTCTTTTATCCCCATTTGGTAGGCTTCAAGAACCGGATTAATATCATTATTACCTCCAAATTGATCGACACCCGCCATCAACACTTTGTAATGTCTTTCGGCTACACTTAACTTTTCAACACCCCATGATTTTCCGGCGAAAACATCTGGAGTTGGTCCTTCATTTGCCGTAATCAACCAATCGGTACACACTACACCTTCATAACCAAACCTGTTTCTTAATAAATCTGTAACAATGTATTTACTGAATCCGTTCCCAACATTCTCCCCATATTTTTTATCCTGATCGTATGAAATCGTATAATAAGGCATCACCGCAGAAGCTTTTTTAGTACCACCATTCAATTTAAAAGCGCCATCTGTGAAAGGCTTCATATGAGTTTCAAAATTATTTCCTGGATATACAGCAAATTTTCCATACGCAAAATGTCCATCACGTCCGCCTTCTTCAGGTCCGCCACTTGGCCAGTGTTTAATCATGGCATTAACACTCAAATTTCCCCAACCTTCATAAGCCTCAATCGCTTTTGGAGAGGTTTGAAAACCGTCTACGTAAGCTCTTGCCATGTCAGTTGCTAGTTTTGGGTCTTCGCCAAAAGTACCCACAAATCTATTCCATCTTGGTTCTGTTGCCAAATCAATTTGAGGTGAAAGTGCGGTTGC
This region of Flavobacterium lacustre genomic DNA includes:
- a CDS encoding glycoside hydrolase family 3 protein encodes the protein MKKGIVLPALLLILGTQTYAQKKWAETSKGSHTIVQNKGGQTLGYSPKSGVKIIQVDGLAFKDLNKNGKLDIYEDWRKPVAERAKDLATKMTVEQMAGLMLYSRHQAVPAPEAGMFTGTYNGKPFSASGVKPSDLSDQQIAFLTKDNLRHVLMTSVVSPIIAAEWNNNIQALVEGIGVGIPANNSSDPRNGANKDAEYNAGSGGSISQWPEELGLAATFDPAITEQFGAIAGKEYRALGIATALSPQIDLATEPRWNRFVGTFGEDPKLATDMARAYVDGFQTSPKAIEAYEGWGNLSVNAMIKHWPSGGPEEGGRDGHFAYGKFAVYPGNNFETHMKPFTDGAFKLNGGTKKASAVMPYYTISYDQDKKYGENVGNGFSKYIVTDLLRNRFGYEGVVCTDWLITANEGPTPDVFAGKSWGVEKLSVAERHYKVLMAGVDQFGGNNDINPVLEAYQMGIKEHGEAFMRKRFEQSAVRLLLNIFRVGLFENSYLDPAETKAIVGKPEFMKAGYDAQLKSIVMIKNQNKTLPIAKGKTVYIPKRVTPAGINFFGQPSPEKIEYPVNLELIKKYYTVTDDASKADFAIVFIKSPISGGYSRADRAAGGNGYVPISLQLKDYTAVDARAQSIAAGDPVVDPTITNRSYLNKTSKSNSYPDLNTILETKKAMNGKPVLVSVNISNPMVFAEFEKEVDAIVGEFGVQVEAIMDIISGQTEPSGLLPLQMPLNMSTVEKQFEDVPHDMIPYQDTTGNVYDFGFGLNWNGVIKDARTAKYSIKK